ACTGATCCAAGTCAGTTTATACATTCTAGTTTTGATGAACATTTGAATAGATTTCAATTTCTTGCTCTTATTATACAGACAATGCAGTGGGCAGTACTTTTTCATGTTTGCATGTGTGCAAATGTTTCTCTAGACTGCCTAggaatggaatttctgggtctCTACACATGCACATATTCAAACTTTAATAATGGCAAAGagattttcaaagtttttgtttgtttatacttCCATCAGCACGGTGTGTTTTCATTGCTCTGCATCCTCCTGAACACTTGGTGTTAACTGACTCTAATTTTTGCCAGTCTGAAGGTTGTGATGATATttcatggttttaatttacatttccacagTTATTAATGAAGTGTAACATCTTTTCAtagtcatttgaatttcttcttgtgAAATATGCGATCAAGTTGTTTGCACAATTTTTGTGATTAGGAAGTCTATCTTACTGATTTATTAGAAATTCTTTATGTTTTGGATACTAGTGCTTTAGTCATATGTGTTACAAGTATCTTCTGTTTTGGCCTAATTCACTTTCTGTGGTGCCTTTTGATCAACAGGTCAATCACTCAGTTTTGTAATTGAATTTATCACCTTTCTTGAATCCTTTTCAAGAAAACCTTTTCTAATCTGAGGAAGCCTTAGAAGGTGTTTGTCTGTGTTGTCTTATgagattattttagttttatcttttcaTAAATTATTATCTGGAATAATGTTATGGATAGTGTGCAGTCAAGTTTCATTTACTTCCTCCTTACCCCCAATCAGTTTTGAAAAGGTCACCTTTTTTCCCACTGATTTGCTGTGCTacacctatcttttttttttttttaatatttttagttgtaggtggacacagtaccttcatttcattcattaattttttttttttttgccacgaggtgttttattttcattaatcatacaaataattttctataatatcCCAGGGCAAACCGGAGAATTTGGCAGTCTGATTGGGGGTCCCCTGAGGGACCAACAGGCCGGTGGCTTCGGCGCGGAGTGCCTGGGTTCACAGTGCAGCTTGTGGCTCGTGTCCATCTTGCAGGTGGCTCCTTCCTCCACATCACGACGAGGGTCTCGGAgatgatgggggtggggaatcCTCTAGGCTCTTAGGAAATTTCACTCCGCTTTTCCTGCTCAATGGTCTCTTTGGTCGGCAGGGTGTTCTTCTCCTGCGTCTCGGTTTTCTTCAGCTTGGCCTTACCGAAGCTGGCGATTTCCCCCATGTCCGGCTTGTCTGccattttcttaaaacaatacGTGGATCCTCGCTCCAAATCAAGCTCCAGATGCTCCCACTCCCGTTGCTGCAGCAAGAGAcctcattcattaatttttatgtggtgctgaggatggaacccagtgtctcacacatgctaggcaagagctgcTCCATttctaagccacaactccagccgtCCACACCTGTCTTATATAAAAGTATCCATACTTGTACAACTGTTTCTGGACTTGtagttcttttcatttgtttagtcTGATACTTGTAACACACTGTCACCTATCAcctaaaacaacaataacaacaaataatcTATTAGGAAGATAACagttgggattttgattgggaaCGCATTGATTGTAGTTTAATTTGAGTAGAACTAACATTTTTCCAACATTGAGTCTGATAATAtgtaataaattctttttttaatagaaattttgtacattttttgttGGATTTATTCTTGAATACATTTTCTGATTCAGCTAAAAGTAGTGgtatctttaaaaagttattttctgaTTGTTTGTTGGTATGTAGAAGTATAAAAGTACATAGttgcttcttttaaaatgtagaattaatTACAGGTTATCTGTAGATTCTTCTGAATTTTCTAGCATATGCTTATGTCATATGCAAATAGTTTTGTTTAATCTaatccttttaactttttcctgGTGCTGTGTTAATAGAAGTTGATAAGACTCATCCTTATATTGTTTCTCATCTTAAGTTGCCTTTAAGATAAGAAGCAAGACACAGTTTCTAAACAATTATACTTTCCCCTTAAGTATGCTGTAGGATTTTCTAGACACCTTCtatcaaattaagaaattttcCTTCTATTCTAGTTTTCTTTCTATTCATGACTTATTTTAAGACATGAATAAATACCGAATTTTTCTGGATGTCTTGAAATGTGGTTGATTACATTAATTGACTTTGTGATATTCTGTTATTTCTGGTATACTTCTTGCCTCCTTTTTCATGCCcaatccctttctctttttttttattcctcattGCCAAGTTTgccaatttataattttttttcaaaaatctgatTTCTGACTCTGTTGACCTTTTCTATTGTGcgttttctctttctcatttctatttttcttttgacttcccCCAgtcttattttactatttttttatcttctcgAACAGATAGCTCCCAATTACTCTTATTAATAGTATGCCTATTAGGCTATAAATTTCTCTGTAAGGTATTACTTTAATTgcatcttacattttaaaatgtagtattttTGTAGTAAATGTAGTATTTTGTTACTTTGAAGTTTTTTTGTGTTTACTTATTTGGcacatgaattatttaaaatatatttgtaaatttccAATTATTTGTGAATTTCTAGTGTGGTACTTATCCCTTGCTGCATAACAAGGTAAGTGTAAAATCTGGTATGATAATACTTTGTAAAAGCTTTTATGGGTTTGGAATTTAGAAGTGGTTCAGCTTGGCAGTTTTTTTACCTTTTCCCATGCTCATTTTCAGTGTAACTTTTTTTAGTGTTGTCAGAGTATAGTCAGTTACTGGAATTTCTAAGAACTTGCCAGGCAGAAGCCATGTTGCCATTTATGACCTAGCCTCAGAATCACACAGCTTTACTTCTACTGAATCCTGGTGGTTGAAACAGTTATAAAGGTCCATTCATGTTGGAAGAAGGGAATGTAGGTGACAGTGTCTATACCACATTGTAAAATGATAAGTGACATGGGATATATACTACTGTAGCCATCTTTGGaaaacaccatttgttaaacccACTCATCtttttgttactgatttttatttaattgtttttagagAAAAGAGTTCTTCCTTTTTCTGGATCTCTAATTTAAATACATGTTAGattgtttcactttttctttcctttttttttcccaacctggagattgagcccagggtttcACATTATGAGCATGCACTCTTCCACatccacatccctagccttattactctttcttatgtttcttttcttttgtatttttcttgtttcacTATGGATTATTTCTTGAAATGTCTTTTAGTTTACTTATTCTTCTCTTTAgtgattccatttttaatttcagtagttttacaattttagaaatcttttatttttcatgtttgctgagtcattttttatgatttttttcagatatatatgaaaaaaatgctttcaatcTTAATTATTGCCTTAACAAGGTTAGTAAAGTTATTTCATATTCTATATGTGattattttccaaatctgaaatgTTACAGATCTGTTTCTACTCTTTGCTTGCTCTCACTTGtgctactttctttctttctcatttggttatttgttttgggaTATTTGTGGGATTTGCACATATGTAGGTGACCTAGGTGTGATATGCATTAAGTtctcaaattgtgtgtgtgtgtgtgtgtttgtatttgtgtgtctgtgtatgtatatgtatataggacAGTGGTGGCTCTAGTGTGCATCTTGTGGCTACAACTGAAGGCAAACAGTAAGCTAAgactgattttattcattttcagattGTTAGGGAAAAGATTAGTTAtgtgaaatttttattagaaCAACAGGGCTTCTACCTGAAAACTTTCTCTTGGAAATTCCAGTGACCATATTCTGAGAAGACTTGAAAAACTACATGGAAATGAGCTATCCTCTTTGGTTTATGTatcatttatgattattttcatgCTACAGTGATAAAGTTGAGTTGAAGGAGACCATTTGTTATGCCTACTCATCTTTTTGTTAATGAATTCAATTTAATTGTTTTCAGAGAACCTTATCTTAAGATTTCAGTGTCCTTTCAGAGATTTTTATGACATCTAAAATCTGTagtatttatttatccttttacagaaaaaatttgCTGACTCCCGTAAGTAACCTGTCAGAaactctcttcctttcccctcttcttcttttctgctcagtaccaaaacaactttgcttgcagtttttttttttttttcttttttatttatttatttattttttttttacgtttacatagggtaatgatgtttattatatttttcccctcccccccacccctcccacccctcccacccctcccacccctcttttccctctacacagtccttctttccttcattcttactgctctccttagcctaactctaaacctaaccctaaacctaatgctagcccgtcccaccccccattatatgtcctcatccgcttatcagcgagatcattcgtcctttagttttttgagattggcttatctcacttagcatgatattctccaatttcgaccatttgcctacaaatgccataattttatcattcttcattgcggagtaatattccattgtataaatatgccacagtttctttatccattcatcaaccgaaggacatctaggttggttccacaatctggctatggtgaattgagcagcaatgaacattgatgtggctgtatctctgtagtatgctgattttaagtcctttgggtataggccaaggagtgggatagctgggtcaaatggtgtttccattccaagctttctgaggaatctccacactgctttccagagtggttgcactaatttgcaaccccaccagcaatgtatgagtgttcctttttcaccacatcctcgccaacacctattgttgcttgtattcttgataatcgccattctaattggggtgagatgaaatcttagggtagttttgatttgcatttcccttattactagggatgttgaacattttttcatatatctggtgattacttgtacatcttcttctgtgaagtgtctgttcatttccttagcccatttgttgattggattatttgtattcttcgtgtagagttttttgagttctttatagattctggaaattagcgctctatctgaggtatggttggcaaagatattctcccactctgtaggctctctcttcacatttctgatagtttcctttgctgagagaaagctttttagtttgaatctatcccagttgtttattcttgcttttatttcttgtgctatgggagtcctgttaaggaaatctgatcctgagccaacaagttgaagatttgtacctactttttcttctataagatgcagggtctctggtctgattccgaggtccttgatccattttgagttgagttttgtgtagggcgagagataggggtttagtttcattctattgcatatagttttccagttttcccagcaccatttgttgaagaggctatcttttctccattgcatattgttggaacctttgtctagtatgagaaaattgtatttatttgggtttgtgtccatgtcctctattctgtaccattgatctacctgtctattttggtaccaataccatgccgtttttgttactattgctttgtagtagagttgaagatctggtattgcaataccccctgcttcgctcttgctactgaggattgctttagctattctaggttttttattcttccagatgaatttcataattgcttgctctatttctgcgaggtacgtcattgggattttaattggaattgcattgaatctgtatagaactttaggtagtatagccattttgacgatattaattctgcctatccaggaacatgggagatctttccatcttctaaggttttcttgaatttctttctttagtgttctgtagttctcattgtggaggtctttcacctcttttgtgagattgattcccaagtattttatttttttcgatgctattgtgaatggagtagttttcctaatttctctttctgaagattcatcacttatgtataaaaatgcattggatttatgagcattgatcttgtaacctgctactttactgaattcacttatgagttctaaaagttttctggtggaatttccaggttcctctaaatatataatcatgtcatcagcgaacagggatagtttgagttcttcttttcctattcgtatccctttaatttctttggtttgtctgattgctctggctagagtctcaaggacgatgttgaatagaagcggtgaaagagggcatccctgccttgttccagtttttagggggaacgctttcagtttttcaccatttagaatgatattagccatgggcttagcgtagatggcctttataatgtttaggaatgttcccattaccccaattttttctagtgttttgagcatgaagggatgctgtattttatcaaatgctttttctgcatctattgaaataatcatgtgattcttaactttaagtctgttgatatggtgaatgacatttattgatttccgaatgttgaaccaaccttgcatccctgggataaaacccacttgatcgtggtgcactatctttttaatatatatttgtatgcgatttgctaaaattttgttgagaatttttgcatcgatgttcattaaggatattggtctgaaattttctttccttgatgtgtctctgtctggtttaggtatcagggtgatattggcttcatagaaagagtttggtagggttccctcctcttctatttcatggaataatttgaggagtattggaatgagctcttctttaaaggttttatagaactcggctgagaatccatctggtcctggacttttctttgttggtaggcttttgatgacctcttctatttcattgcttgaaattggtttatttaagttgtgtatgtcctcctcgttcagtttaggtagttcatatgtctctagaaatttgttgatgtcttcaaggttttctgttttgttggagtatagattttcgaaatagcttctaattatgttttgtatttcactcgtgtctgttgtgatgtttccttgttcattccgaattttagtaatttgagttttctccctctttctctttgttagtgtggctaagggtttatcaattttatttattttttcaaagaaccaactatttattttattaatttttccgattgtttcttttgtttcgatttcgttgatttcggctctgattttaactatttcctgtcttctactacttttggtattggtctgctcttctttttctagtgctttgagctgtagtgttaactcgtttatttgttgatttctacttcttttttgaatgcaccccatgaaataaatcttcctctaagtactgctttcatagtgtcccagagattttgatatgatgtgtctttgttctcgtttacttctaagaattttttatttccctcctgatgtcttctgttatccattcatcatataatagtgtattatttagtctccaggtattggagaagtttctgttttttattctgtcatttatttctaatttcaatccattatgatctgatagagtgcaaggtagtatctctatcttcttgtatttactaacagtagctttgtggcataaaatatggtctattttagagaaggatccatgtgctgctgagaagaaagtgtattcattctttgttggatggtatattctatatatgtccgttaagtctaaattgctgattgtgttgttgagatctatagtttctttattcaatttttgtttggacgatctatccagtggtgagagaggtgtgttaaaatcgcctagtattattgtgttgtggtctatttgatttctggaattgagaaggatttgtttgacgtacgtggatgagccaatgttcggggcatagatatttatgattgttatgtcttgctgatttatgcttcccttaagcagcatgtagtgttcttctttatcccttctgactagttttggtttgaagtccacattatctgagatgaggatggatactccagcttttttgctgtgtccgtgtgcatggtatgtttttccccatcctttcacctttagtctatgggtgtctctttctatgagatgtgtctcttgcaggcagcatattgttggatttttctttttaatccaatctgccagtctgtgtcttttgattgatgaattcaggccattaacattcagggttattattgtgatatgatttgtattcccagtcaattgactcatatttgtttttgacatgattcggtttctcctttatttggctattcctttaggctagcgcctcctgttgctgatttgcatcgttgtttttcatctcttcctcatggaatattttgctgagaatgttctgtaatgctggctttctttttgtaaattcctttagcttttgtttatcatggaaggatcttatttcatcgtcaaatttgaaggtaagttttgctgggtataagattcttggttggcatccattttctttcagggcttggtatatgttgttccaggcccttctagcttttagggtctggattgaaaaatctgctgatattcttattggtttccctctgaatgtaatttgattcttttctcttgcggcctttaaaattctgtctttattttgtatgttaggtattttcataataatgtgccttggtgtgggtctgttgtaattttgtatgtttggagttctataagcctcttgtacttggttttccatttcgttcttcagatttgggaaattttctgttattatttcattgaatagattgttcattcctttggtttgtttctctaagccttcctcaatcccaataattctcaaatttggccttttcatgatatcccatagttcttggagattctgttcatgatttcttaccatcttctctgtttgttccactttgttttcaaggttaaatattttgtcttcaatgtctgaggttctgtcttccaggtgttctatcctattggttatgctttctatggagtttttaacttggtttattgtttccttcatttcaaggatttcagtttggttttttttcagtatctctgactctttattgaaatgatctcttgcttcccgtatttggtcttttaactgttgattggtgcgatcatttaatgcctgcatttgctctttcatctcctccttcaatgcctgcatttgctctttcatctcctcattagcttccctgatcgttttaattacgtacattctgaactccctttctgacatttcttctgctgtgctgtcattgggttttattgatgtagtatctaggtttgtttgggacattttcttcccttgttttctcataatggtcagttgtcagtgggaccctgagatattgcagttttccactattggcttatagtgtcccagtagatttccagtgtatcacctcccagccttcagtagcctgatgtcttggaggaatctgataaagcagctcattcgaagaatactgcccctagccccctactggttccacgttttggaactggctctgtgcggaaatgctctcactgtgggcctgcaccgtgcagctggccgtgtggaaagagcccactgccggagtgtggaagactaccttgggaagactcaagctgccctgcccggctctgctaagccacctctatctgggcctgccacccgggctgagctttacccagtgggcagactcacccgtggctccacttcagtccgagtctctcaatgcctccccttcttaactcctgggttctggagcgaccgggggtgcagtctccctctaggccgccatcttggatcgcctcgtgaagagagcccgcagccggagtgggcagagccgcctgaagaggtctccggctgccctgcccttatccctgaggctaattgcagatcgaggctctccgctggttttttgcaggagtacactgcactgcagcagctccgggactcggagcgtgctctgttcagacaggctctcactagcgggccagttccgttccgagaacctggagaagctggctgtgtgggcggggcccaccgccggagtgcgcaggactgcctgtggatgactctagctgccctgcccggctccgataagccacctctatctgggcctgccacccgggccgagctttacccagtgggcagactcacccgtggctccacttcagtccgagtctctcaatgcctccccttcttaactcctgggttctggagcgaccggaggtgcagtctccctctaggccgccatcttggatcgcctgcTTGCAGTTTTTAGGGGTTAGATTAGAacaagaca
The Sciurus carolinensis chromosome 2, mSciCar1.2, whole genome shotgun sequence DNA segment above includes these coding regions:
- the LOC124973850 gene encoding thymosin beta-10-like gives rise to the protein MADKPDMGEIASFGKAKLKKTETQEKNTLPTKETIEQEKRSEIS